Proteins from one Podospora pseudocomata strain CBS 415.72m chromosome 4, whole genome shotgun sequence genomic window:
- a CDS encoding hypothetical protein (EggNog:ENOG503P2FV) codes for MLSAGVSSYNKAAFALLFATTSWPSFCAALPSIQQLLRRGDLWLDYSSPTPSPEDGPPLSANAVRDPAYLPIHIGAIVGAYGFALVIVAILLLALLKTRRTHIRNGELPEEERGLLAFNPFTQQFLSEEEYKKQLEQYQLQAEQYQAGQQHPQQFQQEQFQPEQQQQYLGHNLGQKLSLQTDLPAHTRNYSLPSASPLTARDRLGGPLSPAKSQFSIATAHSPTSTILACGIDLSVDQTVVGRDRAMAQNQLEEMYRHVMEQERAKAEGRAYEPPPMLTSPSTKSVNTMPPTPGSTKRERNKPSNLNLAQDTKKESRSSSLLNFLKSPRKNKVQGSGMVISSPILTPMSGTFPRQEEQELNTIPPRHYAPLAPPPLPQGSSSDLPFRRNNHAGSSSQHLPTPDISPVSTQSIDSRIDAAVAAPRHHQRDNSNEEPPSATSSTSGLVGLPTSPKPGVNRFPSMDSLPASPRPGQTSFNRPNPPSAVRAGGALPFRAYEPAVTSPSAASFGTTKQTVFTRPDRDNGLPTGQRTPWTGAPVPYTPYQPFSPVIPVTPSLLSKKERKMMRKLEPKTPTLEMVRDTDDVW; via the coding sequence atgctgTCAGCTGGTGTGTCTTCATATAACAAAGCTGCCTTCGCTCTTCTCTTTGCGACGacatcttggccttctttttGCGCTGCCTTGCCTTCTATTCAACAATTGCTTCGTCGAGGTGACCTGTGGCTCGACTAttcctctccaactccttcccCCGAAGACGGACCTCCGCTATCCGCCAACGCCGTCCGGGACCCGGCCTACCTCCCAATCCATATAGGTGCCATTGTGGGAGCGTATGGTTTTGCGTTGGTGATTGTAGCTATCCTGTTGCTGGCTCTCCTCAAGACCAGACGAACACATATCAGGAACGGTGAATTacccgaggaggagaggggacTACTGGCTTTCAACCCTTTCACACAACAATTCCTGTCCGAAGAGGAATACAAGAAACAACTCGAGCAATACCAACTTCAGGCCGAACAATACCAGGCCGGGCAACAACATCCTCAGCAGTTCCAGCAAGAACAATTCCAGCcagagcagcaacagcagtaCCTTGGTCACAACCTAGGGCAGAAGCTCTCTCTCCAGACAGACCTCCCGGCGCACACAAGAAACTATTCTCTTCCTTCGGCTTCGCCCTTGACAGCAAGAGACAGACTCGGCGGCCCACTCAGCCCAGCCAAGTCACAATTCTCCATCGCAACAGCGCACTCGCCGACTTCGACGATCCTTGCTTGCGGCATCGACCTCTCGGTTGATCAGACAGTCGTCGGTCGGGACAGAGCCATGGCGCAAAATCAGCTAGAAGAGATGTACAGGCATGTGATGGAGCAGGAAAGAGCCAAAGCGGAGGGTAGGGCATATGAGCCTCCTCCAATGCTCACCTCGCCATCCACCAAGTCCGTCAACACCATGCCGCCCACCCCCGGAAGCACCAAAAGAGAGAGGAACAAACcttccaacctcaacctcgcccaggACACCAAGAAGGAATCCCGAAGCTCATCACTTCTCAACTTTCTCAAGTCCCCAAGGAAGAACAAAGTCCAAGGCTCAGGAATGGttatctcctcccccatcttgACCCCAATGTCAGGCACCTTCCCTCGCCAAGAGGAGCAAGAACTGaacaccatcccaccccGTCACTACGCTCCCCtagcccctcccccattgCCACAAGGAAGCTCCTCCGACCTCCCCTTCCGCCGCAACAACCACGCCGGCTCTTCTAGCCAACATCTCCCCACCCCAGACATCTCCCCCGTCTCCACCCAATCAATCGATTCTCGCATCgacgccgccgtcgccgccccccgtcatcatcaacgcgACAACTCCAACGAAGAACCCCCCtcggccacctcctccacctcgggcCTGGTTggcctccccacctcccccaaaccagGCGTCAACCGCTTCCCCTCAATGGACTCCCTCCCTGCCTCTCCCCGTCCAGGACAAACATCCTTTAACCGACCCAACCCGCCTTCTGCCGTTCGCGCGGGTGGTGCCCTGCCTTTTAGAGCTTACGAGCCAGCAGTGACTAGTCCTTCTGCTGCGTCGTTTGGCACGACGAAACAGACTGTTTTCACGAGGCCGGACAGGGATAATGGGTTGCCGACGGGGCAGAGGACGCCATGGACGGGGGCGCCGGTGCCTTATACGCCTTATCAGCCGTTTAGCCCGGTGATTCCGGTTACGCCGAGTTTGTTGAgtaagaaggagaggaagatgatgaggaagttgGAGCCGAAGACACCGACGCTGGAGATGGTTCGGGATACGGATGATGTTTGGTAA
- the CPH2 gene encoding Clr6 histone deacetylase associated PHD protein-2 Cph2 (EggNog:ENOG503NZF0; COG:K), producing the protein MADPDADSPVLFADLDTFDLDGSLTGNLVNSGLGTPDPNNNTTAATVASSQPGDTLAATPGSGPSGTPVSVSPSITNTHAHPHAHPHHLQTTQPEQQQFFNPVPSWNFQDTPPYDLNAGDDQFTVPPVPHTWDLPVHVNLGQPVLHQHQQQQPQHQPLYLQSPAASSIDPAFDHTTAAADPANISLSQAQAHSFSNDQFRPDNRNIQNTLTPAQQERLKSIAMPPHLQYHSPNSAGSPDSSVSADKGAGSSPDVQGNSKSNSRKRKSSAEVDDDDDDDELDGQHPVKKTAHNMIEKRYRTNLNDKIAALRDSVPSLRIMSKSARGEDTTEDREELHGLTPAHKLNKATVLAKATEYIRHLEKRNNRLIDENSSMQARIAAFEKLFMAGAMTGQLPNPLQQPPTPVQYPQDAMPYMNTPVATTRGPDPAGMIPIPDDIKRILASQQMNAGRPYPVPGQQFQQNPAMIRQQQLQQQQQQTQSSRWNPYLGKLMVGSLAGLMLVEAYVEKEQNPETTEGRGLMGVPVHLLASFIRSTHFSIGGYYVSASQILSQLRFFGLLAAFLWATCASLFNIDIFKPSEKPKHATSAPQAVPSLASPIHVRRQAWLTAIQTVWVPQHNFVLEAAALVLKSSKYALRNVIGPRGYLMLVGLSEEQEAARVKAWSIALDAQLAGGDVEINKSRLTLTLIASGTLPDTPLRLMMKALHIRVLLWRLNGASWITNLVAAKLARARWNDARELNRILNSLGENNKSADEMLPEHLAVLLEQDCDEVLNDDIIQRAHNLAWNQPTTHNVDEIIDGMDAVVEDAAVRSPMDAVAAWYSSLQLHHVLCNNLPKTRDESGRLALETEDKLNLATKVAPIGSNAHVRVLVARAVLGEQKRGAAIVTAMNALGPSLNPDKHPNYSRGVPPLIDSPVTPITPDPDAQMALRCAMGIAQLQRFSDPPPAAFTVIDSILPAGADIEGMSLLGYTAAYHLMERLHRHAVGRETCSRSLERLAGSLRIWIGSEAGNEVGFDGPMRQKMIDRCLAITKSVVGMEADPGYASMEEECTEDTAGGGC; encoded by the exons ATGGCCGACCCCGACGCCGACTCGCCCGTGCTCTTTGCCGACCTGGACACCTTCGACCTTGATGGCAGCCTTACTGGCAATTTGGTGAATAGTGGCCTCGGCACTCCGgatcccaacaacaacaccaccgccgcaaccgttgcctcctcccaaccagGTGACACGCTTGCTGCCACGCCTGGGTCCGGCCCCAGTGGGACTCCTGTATCAGTCTCGCCTTCCATTACCAACACCCACGCCCACCCACACgcccacccacaccacctccaaaccacccaacccgAACAGCAGCAATTTTTCAACCCAGTGCCCTCCTGGAACTTCCAGGATACACCCCCCTACGACCTCAACGCTGGTGACGATCAGTTTACTGTTCCTCCTGTACCCCATACCTGGGATCTCCCGGTCCACGTCAACCTGGGCCAACCAGTGctgcatcagcatcagcagcaacagccacagcaTCAGCCCTTGTATCTCCAGTCTCCCGCTGCCTCCAGCATCGATCCGGCCTTTGATCACActaccgccgccgccgatcCGGCCAACATCTCGCTATCACAGGCTCAGGCCCACTCCTTCTCGAACGACCAATTTCGACCTGACAATCGCAACATCCAGAATACGCTGACCCCTGCTCAGCAGGAGCGGCTCAAGAGCATCGCCATGCCGCCTCACCTTCAGTATCACTCCCCCAATAGTGCCGGGAGCCCCGACTCGAGCGTCAGCGCCGATAAGGGTGCTGGCTCGTCCCCAGATGTCCAAGGCAACTCCAAGTCCAACAGTAGAAAGAGGAAGTCGTCGGCCGaggtcgacgacgatgacgatgatgatgaactcGACGGACAACACCCCGTCAAGAAGACGGCACACAACATGATCGAAAAGCGGTACCGGACCAATCTCAATGACAAGATAGCAGCTCTGCGAGATAGTGTCCCATCACTGAGGATCATGTCGAAAAGTGCTCGTGGTGAAGACACCACTGAAGATAGGGAGGAGCTACACGGCTTGACTCCTGCCCATaagctcaacaaggccaCT GTCCTTGCCAAGGCTACCGAGTATATCAGACACTTGGAAAAGCGGAACAATCGCCTCATTGACGAGAACAGTAGTATGCAGGCGAGGATCGCTGCTTTCGAAAAGTTGTTCATGGCTGGCGCCATGACTGGTCAATTACCCaatcctctccaacaaccacccacaCCGGTACAGTATCCTCAAGATGCTATGCCCTACATGAATACGCCAGTAGCAACCACAAGAGGACCGGACCCAGCGGGTATGATTCCGATCCCCGACGACATCAAACGCATCTTGGCTTCACAGCAGATGAATGCAGGACGCCCTTATCCAGTGCCAGGTCAACAGTTCCAGCAAAACCCTGCCATGATCCGCCAGCAACagcttcagcagcagcaacagcagacTCAATCCAGCAGATGGAACCCATATCTTGGAAAGCTGATGGTGGGATCACTGGCTGGCTTGATGTTGGTCGAAGCCTATGTCGAAAAGGAACAAAACCCCGAGACCACCGAGGGTCGTGGCTTGATGGGCGTTCCAGTGCATCTCTTGGCATCCTTCATCCGATCGACTCACTTCAGCATTGGGGGCTACTACGTCTCTGCAAGCCAGATTCTATCCCAGCTCAGATTTTTCGGATTGCTGGCGGCTTTCCTCTGGGCTACCTGCGCTTCCTTATTCAATATTGATATCTTCAAGCCATCCGAGAAGCCCAAGCATGCTACCTCGGCTCCTCAAGCGGTGCCATCTCTTGCATCGCCTATTCACGTCAGGAGGCAAGCCTGGCTCACCGCTATCCAGACCGTCTGGGTACCCCAGCACAACTTTGTCCTGGAAGCCGCCGCGCTGGTCCTAAAGTCGTCCAAGTACGCCCTCAGGAATGTGATCGGACCTCGTGGTTATCTCATGCTTGTTGGCCTCAGCGAAGAGCAAGAAGCTGCGCGGGTCAAAGCATGGTCAATTGCGTTGGATGCCCAGCTCGCCGGTGGTGACGTCGAGATTAATAAGAGCCGTCTCACGCTCACCTTGATCGCTTCGGGCACTTTGCCGGATACCCCGCTTCGTCTCATGATGAAGGCGCTGCACATCCGGGTATTGCTTTGGAGACTCAATGGGGCTTCTTGGATCACCAACTTGGTGGCTGCCAAACTTGCCAGGGCGCGTTGGAACGACGCACGGGAACTCAACCGCATTCTCAACTCACTCGGCGAGAACAACAAGTCTGCTGACGAAATGCTCCCTGAGCATCTGGCAGTGCTTCTCGAACAGGACTGTGATGAGGTGCTCAATGACGATATTATCCAGAGAGCCCACAACCTGGCCTGGAACCAGCCCACCACACACAACGTTGATGAAATCATTGATGGTATGGACGCCGTGGTTGAGGATGCTGCCGTTAGGTCGCCCATGGATGCCGTTGCGGCCTGGTACTCCAGCCTGCAGCTTCACCATGTTCTGTGCAACAATCTGCCCAAGACCCGTGATGAGTCCGGAAGACTGGCTCTCGAGACTGAAGACAAGCTTAACCTGGCGACCAAGGTTGCCCCCATTGGTTCCAACGCTCACGTTCGCGTCTTGGTCGCTCGTGCGGTCCTCGGTGAGCAGAAGCGTGGTGCTGCCATCGTCACTGCTATGAATGCCCTCGGCCCGTCTCTGAACCCTGACAAGCACCCCAACTACAGCAGGGGTGTGCCGCCTCTTATCGACTCTCCTGTCACCCCTATCACTCCTGACCCCGACGCCCAGATGGCTCTTCGCTGCGCCATGGGTATTGCTCAGCTGCAAAGGTTCTCcgatcctcctccagccgcTTTTACCGTCATCGACTCCATCCTTCCCGCTGGTGCCGACATTGAGGGCATGTCTCTGTTGGGTTACACCGCTGCTTACCACCTGATGGAGCGCCTCCACAGACACGCCGTCGGCCGGGAGACTTGCTCGCGTTCTCTTGAGAGGCTTGCTGGCAGTTTGAGAATATGGATTGGCAGCGAGGCGGGCAACGAGGTGGGCTTTGATGGGCCGATGAGACAAAAGATGATTGATAGGTGCTTGGCTATTACAAAGAGCGTGGTGGGTATGGAGGCTGACCCCGGGTACGCAAGCATGGAAGAAGAGTGCACTGAGGATAcggcgggtggtggatgcTGA
- the KIN2 gene encoding Serine/threonine-protein kinase (COG:T; EggNog:ENOG503NWSZ), with amino-acid sequence MTTTMPAAGTEMPIRSQSVRTRRPPTGTRPDPLPRSESSTRAEASRPSRTRSQRSTNAPSPRHPQQPDASAAPPSHHAEEHRGDGTSTDPRRHHTSKHKYRTMIPAPSGNYTFIKTIGQGSMGKVKLAKKEVTGELVACKIIERVTPDDGRQSREEREKADAAREDRNAREAAIVSLLNHQYICGLRDNLRTRWHWYMLFEYVNGGQMLDYIISHGKLKEKQARKFARQIASAVDYCHRNSIVHRDLKIENILISKTGDIKIIDFGLSNLFSPDEDRKLKTYCGSLYFAAPELLQAKPYTGPEVDVWSFGVVLFVLVCGKVPFDDQYMPALHQKIKKGAVDYPSWLSSECKHLISRMLVTDPRQRATMHEVMNHPWMLKGYNGPPENYLPQREPLSLPLDNEVIANMTGFKFGPPEYIREELTKRIKSPKYQAAVRRLEREREQPQPTPKDVEKRRGFGFDFYKRRNSVTSRDTLTTASSEGLPIGDDPLNAFDPLISIYYLVREKLEREREGQVAQAGPPAAPPKVQVPPSPQQAQPPPVPPSPIVRPKEKHSLAEIVPPAPAHTDGGRGTRTRARSHSEEQTREPVKNGLLSPDMIPQKKESTAAGIFRRLSTRDRKKDVGDPTGKSIQKSVSMRAKSLGHARRESIQARRAKREAEAARGDAAPATALPVREETDAELGELDNDNGGETSGGSHERLEPEDPDLAKPVFLKGIFSVSTTSTKPLVEIRADIKRVLRALGVDYKEIKGGFRCAHSPSIAERQPQYDRSRYSHQSSDERRGGGSRGMDDGEIKFEILIVKVPIVSLHGVQFKRVGGDTWQYKAMAEHIVRELRL; translated from the exons ATGACAACCACAATGCCAGCCGCTGGCACCGAAATGCCAATCCGGTCGCAGTCTGTCCGGACACGGCGCCCGCCTACAGGCACCCGCCCCGACCCTCTGCCACGGTCCGAATCATCTACGAGAGCCGAGGCGTCGCGCCCGTCACGCACGAGAAGCCAGCGCTCGACAAATGCCCCGTCTCCTCGTCACCCCCAGCAGCCTGACGCCTCGGCTGCTCCCCCAAGCCACCACGCCGAAGAGCACCGCGGCGATGGCACTTCAACCGACCCCCGGAGGCACCACACCTCCAAGCACAAATACCGTACCATGATTCCCGCCCCTTCGGGCAATTACACCTTTATCAAGACCATTGGCCAGGGCAGCATGGGCAAAGTCAAGCTGGCCAAAAAGGAGGTCACAGGCGAACTG GTTGCTTGCAAGATTATCGAAAGAGTGACGCCCGACGATGGTCGCCAGAGcagggaggagagagagaaggcgGATGCTGCCAGGGAAGACCGAAATGCGCGCGAGGCTGCCATCGTCAGCCTGCTCAACCACCAGTACATCTGCGGACTCCGGGACAACCTGCGAACGAGATGGCACTGGTACATGCTGTTTGAATACGTTAATGGCGGTCAAATGCTGGACTACATCATCTCTCATGGAAAGCTCAAAGAAAAGCAGGCTCGGAAATTCGCCCGCCAGATTGCAAGCGCCGTCGACTATTGCCACCGAAACAGCATTGTCCACCGGGACCTGAAGATTGAaaacatcctcatcagcaaGACGGGCGACATTAAGATTATTGACTTCGGCCTCAGCAACCTTTTCTCGCCGGACGAGGACAGGAAATTGAAGACCTACTGTGGCAGTCTGTACTTTGCCGCCCCCGAGCTGCTCCAGGCGAAACCCTACACTGGCCCAGAGGTTGATGTCTGGAGTTTCGGTGTCGTGCTTTTCGTGTTGGTGTGCGGAAAGGTGCCCTTTGATGACCAGTACATGCCCGCCCTCCAccaaaagatcaagaagggTGCTGTTGACTACCCAAGCTGGCTGTCTAGTG AATGCAAGCATCTGATCTCGCGGATGCTGGTGACGGATCCAAGACAACGTGCTACCATGCATGAGGTCATGAACCACCCCTGGATGCTCAAGGGTTACAACGGGCCACCCGAGAATTATCTCCCGCAGCGCGAACCCCTGTCGCTCCCGCTCGACAACGAAGTTATTGCAAACATGACAGGCTTTAAATTTGGCCCTCCAGAATACATTAGGGAGGAGTTGACCAAGAGAATCAAGTCTCCAAAATACCAAGCGGCTGTCAGACGGCTcgaaagggagagggagcaaCCGCAGCCCACGCCCAAGGACGTCGAGAAGAGACGTGGCTTTGGGTTTGACTTTTACAAGAGGAGGAACTCAGTCACCAGCCGGGACACACTAaccaccgccagctccgAGGGTCTTCCGATTGGTGATGACCCGCTGAACGCTTTTGACCCTCTAATTTCCATCTATTATCTCGTGCGGGAAAAGCTAGAACGCGAGCGTGAGGGCCAGGTCGCCCAGGCTGGTCCACCAGCGGCGCCACCCAAGGTTCAAGtcccgccatcaccacagcAGGCCCAGCCCCCACCGGTGCCCCCATCTCCAATTGTACGACCCAAGGAGAAGCACTCTCTTGCCGAGATCGTacccccagcaccagctcACACCGACGGCGGACGTGGAACCCGAACCAGGGCTAGGTCCCACAGCGAGGAGCAAACCAGAGAACCCGTCAAGAATGGGCTCTTGTCGCCTGACATGATCCCCCAAAAGAAGGAGAGCACTGCTGCCGGCATCTTCCGACGACTCAGCACCCGCGACAGAAAGAAGGACGTCGGCGATCCTACTGGCAAGTCTATTCAAAAGTCGGTCTCTATGCGCGCCAAATCGCTCGGCCACGCCCGCAGGGAAAGCATCCAAGCGCGGCGGGCGAAGCGGGAGGCCGAGGCAGCCCGAGGCGATGCGGCGCCTGCCACCGCGCTACCTGTGCGGGAGGAAACCGACGCTGAACTGGGCGAGCTCGACAATGACAACGGCGGCGAGACAAGCGGCGGTTCCCACGAGCGTCTTGAGCCAGAGGATCCCGACCTTGCCAAGCCTGTCTTCCTCAAGGGCATTTTTAGCGTGTCGACTACCTCGACAAAGCCACTGGTGGAGATTAGGGCGGATATCAAGAGGGTCCTGAGGGCGCTTGGGGTGGATTacaaggagatcaagggtGGGTTTAGATGCGCGCATAGTCCTAGCATTGCCGAGCGTCAGCCTCAGTATGACCGGTCAAGGTACAGCCATCAGAGCAGTgatgagaggagaggtggtggaagcaGGGGCATGGACGATGGGGAGATCAAGTTTGAGATTTTAATTGTCAAGGTCCCTATCGTGAGCTTGCATGGTGTGCAGTTCAAGAGGGTGGGCGGTGATACTTGGCAGTATAAGGCGATGGCGGAGCATATTGTGAGAGAGCTGAGGTTGTAG
- the srs2 gene encoding ATP-dependent DNA helicase srs2 (COG:L; EggNog:ENOG503NUJR), which yields MPPPLANHPILNSLNDAQRRAVSSDAATVAILAGPGSGKTHTLTSRVVWLIDQVGYRPEDVVVMTFTVKAAREMKERIGKALGDGREKKIVLGNFHSIARRYLAAYGRKIGINQKFGIADDGDSRSIIARICKRREVNLDPVAVRSWISKKKAKGDEVVTKPLGQKATKTSGEKDLDECYEEYQAHLKKSNLLDFDDLLVRCVELLREFPSCVSNIQTVLIDEYQDTNGVQYELMKLFAQRHKRITIVGDPDQSIYRWRSAEIQNLWRMLKDFPGTDEISLEQNYRSFDAILRLSLLVIQQDKKRYQKALKPVHGRGPRPVLRRLKSASAEADWIVSEIRRVIMMSGSMLAFNDVAILLRSASLSRHVETALGKSGISYRMVGGKKFYERLEIKAILDYLRVIYQPENNDALARIINVPKRGVGDVTIKSLLEEAESSSLSVWAVLTKHCRGDRTSKTRIPKPMEQRIAAGLIRPLDNIRRKMEEAAKPGGVVFGLVEMIEQLLAALNFQKYLKDTHPNEHEGRWANVEEFVTLAGDFVRDLKESSDEELLPELEGLEQAKEDEVLPRFLANVSLASDVQTGDDGENKPLVTISTIHAAKGLEWPVVFVPAVYNGSIPHMRSDDNDEERRLLYVAMTRAQSLLYLSCSLFSTNGNGERNQLSSFVEPLHRVFASKGPCFDRPVMLEIAKVLGRTLPPEDAVFKALPSMFNPEDNIFPVDPEESQEVPAAGTEARTSDDAPRAKRPRLSNMSGQKNSGEDAQWHRDYTTTMERASSFTVSSLPGFVSAGMHQAAITAANAAAETRQKAEQEKRLANRRPPDQKSILGFVKSTTKPSIDPSPAPTFHNGLPTQASLAPPQVTANPGQQAIPPSLATHKPAKGTLLSRPGRPAPAPDENPKGTAYPCFSSSPVKPDAIKPDSDEDDEPLPEPTRVAACLHSTTFTRPTLLTAGRGSGGLTRPSPVGKVGRTPIAPIDRLRKPFKPLTIKRP from the coding sequence ATGCCTCCACCATTAGCaaaccaccccatcctcaacagcCTCAATGATGCCCAACGCCGAGCCGTAAGTTCAGATGCCGCTACTGTCGCCATCCTTGCTGGACCCGGCAGCGGCAAGACGCACACTCTGACCTCTCGAGTGGTATGGCTCATTGATCAAGTCGGATACCGACCCGAGGATGTCGTCGTCATGACCTTTACCGTCAAGGCTGCACGGGAAATGAAGGAGCGTATCGGTAAGGCTCTCGGAGATGGtagggagaagaagattgttCTGGGCAACTTCCACAGCATAGCTCGACGCTATCTTGCTGCCTACGGCCGGAAAATTGGAATCAATCAGAAATTTGGCATtgccgacgacggcgactCGCGCTCCATCATTGCTCGGATATGCAAGCGAAGAGAAGTCAATCTCGATCCTGTGGCCGTTCGCTCCTGGAtcagcaaaaagaaggccaagggaGATGAAGTGGTGACAAAGCCACTTGGTCAGAAGGCCACAAAAACGTCAGGAGAGAAGGACCTCGACGAATGCTATGAGGAGTATCAGGCTCACCTGAAGAAGTCGAACCTGCTGGATTTCGACGACTTGCTTGTTCGTTGTGTTGAACTTCTCCGCGAGTTTCCGTCATGCGTCTCCAACATCCAGACCGTCCTCATCGATGAGTATCAGGACACTAACGGGGTTCAGTACGAGCTCATGAAGTTGTTCGCTCAACGACACAAGAGAATTACCATTGTGGGGGATCCGGATCAGAGCATTTACAGATGGCGTTCTGCCGAGATTCAGAATCTATGGCGAATGCTGAAGGATTTCCCCGGCACAGACGAGATCTCACTGGAGCAGAACTATCGATCGTTTGACGCCATCCTCAGATTGTCCCTGTTGGTGATACAGCAGGACAAGAAGCGATATCAGAAGGCTCTGAAGCCTGTCCATGGCCGAGGTCCTCGTCCGGTTTTGCGGAGGCTGAAAAGTGCTTCCGCCGAGGCAGATTGGATCGTCTCCGAGATCAGGAGAGTCATCATGATGTCTGGATCTATGCTGGCCTTCAATGATGTTGCCATCTTGCTCCGCTCAGCTTCACTATCAAGACATGTTGAGACTGCTCTTGGCAAATCGGGAATCTCTTACAGGATGGTGGGCGGCAAGAAGTTTTACGAGCGTCTGGAGATCAAAGCCATCCTGGATTATTTGCGCGTCATCTACCAGCCGGAAAACAACGATGCCTTGGCCAGAATCATCAACGTACCGAAACGAGGAGTCGGAGATGTGACCATAAAGAGTTTGCTAGAGGAAGCAGAGAGCTCGTCGTTGAGTGTCTGGGCGGTATTGACTAAGCACTGCCGAGGAGATCGTACCTCAAAGACAAGGATTCCGAAACCCATGGAGCAAAGAATAGCAGCCGGTCTCATTCGTCCTCTGGATAATATCCGTCGAAAaatggaggaggctgctaaGCCTGGTGGTGTGGTCTTTGGGCTAGTGGAAATGATTGAGCAACTTCTGGCAGCCCTCAATTTTCAAAAGTATCTGAAGGATACGCACCCCAACGAGCACGAGGGGAGATGGGCCAATGTAGAAGAGTTCGTAACTCTTGCGGGCGACTTCGTGCGGGATCTAAAAGAgtccagtgatgaggagCTCCTTCCAGAACTCGAGGGGCTCGAGCAGGCAAAAGAGGACGAGGTTCTGCCACGTTTCTTGGCCAATGTTTCTTTGGCATCCGATGTCCAGACTGGGGACGACGGGGAAAACAAGCCGCTTGTCACCATATCCACCATCCACGCAGCCAAGGGCCTCGAGTGGCCCGTCGTGTTTGTCCCTGCCGTCTATAACGGCTCGATCCCGCATATGAGGtccgacgacaacgatgagGAGCGAAGACTCTTGTATGTCGCCATGACAAGAGCCCAAAGTCTACTCTATCTGAGTTGCTCCCTGTTTAGCACCAACGGCAATGGGGAGCGCAACCAGTTATCGTCTTTTGTGGAGCCTCTGCACAGAGTATTTGCATCCAAGGGGCCGTGTTTCGATCGACCGGTCATGCTAGAGATAGCCAAGGTGCTTGGTCGCACATTACCACCAGAGGATGCTGTCTTCAAAGCCTTGCCGTCCATGTTCAACCCGGAAGACAACATATTTCCCGTGGACCCAGAAGAATCCCAAGAGGTCCCAGCTGCCGGTACTGAGGCTCGTACTTCTGATGATGCGCCACGAGCAAAGCGGCCCAGGCTCTCCAATATGTCTGGCCAGAAGAACTCAGGCGAAGACGCGCAGTGGCACAGAGACTACACAACCACTATGGAgcgggcttcttcttttacAGTCTCATCGTTACCTGGGTTCGTCAGCGCTGGCATGCACCAGGCCGCTATCACAGCGGCAAACGCCGCGGCCGAGACTAGGCAAAAGGCTGAACAGGAGAAGAGACTTGCCAACCGACGTCCTCCAGACCAGAAGAGCATTCTGGGTTTCGTGAAGTCTACAACTAAACCGAGTATCGACCCCAGTCCAGCGCCAACGTTTCATAATGGCCTTCCAACTCAAGCCAGCCTTGCTCCTCCGCAAGTGACGGCCAACCCAGGCCAGCAGGCGATTCCTCCCAGCCTGGCCACACACAAACCTGCCAAAGGGACGCTGCTTTCTCGTCCTGGCCGGCCTGCTCCAGCCCCTGATGAAAATCCCAAAGGAACGGCCTATCCCTGTTTCTCCAGCTCTCCTGTCAAGCCCGACGCCATCAAACCGGATtcagatgaagatgatgagccCTTACCAGAGCCCACCAGAGTGGCTGCTTGCCTTCACAGCACAACCTTCACGAGACCAACTCTACTGACGGCAGGGAGAGGATCAGGAGGTCTGACAAGACCGAGTCCGGTGGGTAAAGTGGGAAGAACGCCTATTGCACCGATAGACAGACTGCGCAAACCGTTCAAGCCATTGACGATTAAGCGGCCTTGA
- a CDS encoding hypothetical protein (EggNog:ENOG503PXFF; COG:S), whose amino-acid sequence MSRQSSSASIELSTREADPSLSPNLAQAAHPTELLGEDDSGDQTSVPGSESSETLSPRSSSIEIDISLDEPPPTGHHTNRTLWKVWAVEIVCMIVGFASFIAIVIVLATFNQQQLPNWPLKISLNTFLAFLTIVAKAAFMFPVS is encoded by the exons ATGTCCCGGCAgtcttcttcagcctcgaTTGAGCTCTCGACCCGAGAGGCCGATCCGAGTTTGAGTCCTAACTTGGCGCAAGCTGCTCACCCAACCGAACTGTTGGGTGAAGACGACTCCGGCGATCAGACTTCTGTCCCGGGTTCTGAAAGTAGCGAGACGCTGAGCCCCAGGTCAAGCAGCATTGAAATCGATATTTCCCTTGACGAACCGCCACCGACTGGTCACCATACAAATAGGACCCTTTGGAAAGTCTGGGCCGTTGAGATCGTGTGTATGATTGTCGGCTTTGCGTCATTCATTG CAATCGTGATTGTCCTTGCCACTttcaaccaacaacagcttcCAAACTGGCCCCTTAAAATCTCACTCAATACGTTCCTCGCATTCCTGACTATTGTCGCGAAAGCAGCCTTTATGTTCCCGGTCTCG TAA